From Streptomyces sp. NBC_01551:
CCTGACTTGACCATGGCGGACAGGGCGTTGCTGACCGACTTCGCCGAGTCCTGGTACGCGCCGGGCGGCAGGGCCCGCACCACGTCCTGGCCGGTGAAGTGGCCGGGGAAGGAGGCCACCGCCGTCTCCACGGCCCGGCGCAGGCTGGGGGTGGTCCAGGAGGCGAGCCCGCTCGCGCTCGCGGTGGCGCCCTGCGGGACGTCGTGGTGGCTCCCGGCGGGGTCCTGGAAGCGGGGCGCGAGGACCTCGTACTGCTCCAGCCGGGAGCCGAGCTCGCGCACCGAGGAGAGTACGGACGCCAGCTCGGGGCCGTGCGGGACGCCGCCCGGGGACGTGCTGTCGGGGGCGGTAACGAGCACCGCCGTGATGGCCTCGACGCGGCGCAGCGAGTCCGCCAGGCGGCGCAGCAGGGGTTCGAAGATGTCCTGGCGCAGTGCGGCGACGGGGTCGCTGGTCGCGAGCTCGATGCTGACGGACCCGGTCAGGCTGCTGTCCGCGGCCGCGGCCGGGTACGCGGTGTCGTCGTCGCCGGCCGCCGTGCGCCACGACTCCAGGCTCAGGCGGGTCTGTCCCACGGCGACGAGGAGTTCGGGCGTCGGCGCGGCGGACGGGGTGTGCGCGAGCATCCCCGCGAGCTGCTCGGTGACCCTGAGGATGAGCAGCGTGGCGTGCGCCAGCGGACCGAGCACGGTCTTCTGTATGGCGAGAGCCGGATCACCGAGCGAGTAGGTGATCCGTTCGCCTGCCGGGGCCGGGGCGGCCATCGTCGATACCTCGTCTGTGTTGACGCGCTGGCGGCGGTGTGCCGGGAAGCGCTGTGCCGGGTCCTGCCGCGCCGCCACCAGCGATCCCCTGGCCGGATGGGACGGCCGGCGCGTCCGGTGCTCCTGGAGGGCGCTGAAGGCGTCCAGTACGGCGTTGGCCTCGATCATGTCACCTGCCGCGACGGCGGCGACGACCGCGGATGTCAGACGTCCCTGGCTGTCGCCGATGCCCAGTCGCCTGCGGATCCAGCGCCGCTCCTGCTCGGTGGTGGCGGCGGCGTAGCCACCCGGATCGGACCGGACGACGAAGGTCTGCAGGCACTCCGCCCACAGCGGGCAGGAGGAGCAGAGCTGCCGGGCGGCGTGGGCGAGCGCCTGGCTCCGGCGGGTCTGGAAAGGGAGTTCGGGAGTCCCCGCGGGCGGGTTCTCCAGGAGGGGCTGTCCGAATATGTCCGGTCGCCGTTGGCAGGGCAGGGCTGTGGTGGTGGCCGGTTGTATGGATCCCGGCAGGGTTCTGTGTGCTGTCATCGCCATGGAAGAAGTCCCCCGATGTGATCTGTAACCACCGGGGACTCTAGAACAAGCGAATTGGCAACGGCAAAGCCGTCCCAAGTGAAGGGACTCTCGCGCATCGGACGGAAACTGACCGGCCATTACCTCACCGTGCGTCCGAATCGGCGGCCGACGCGGCCCGACGGGCCCTCAGGCCCTTCACCTGCCCCACCCGCCGGCGCACCACGGCGAGCCCGCCCCCGCGCGCCGCCAACAACCCGACGGTGCACAGGAACCCGAGCGGAACGGCGGCGGGCGGCAGGAGCATCCCCACCCCGGAGACGACGACCAGCAGCATGTCGCCCATCACCACGGTGACGCCCCGCCGCCCGGGGTGCTCCTTGACCATCCAGGCGCCCAGCAGCACCATCCCGGCGAGCGCCCAGTAGCCGAACACGGCCTGACCGCTGAACATCCCACTGGCCGACCCGCGCGCCATGTCCCCGGCGGCCGCCAGGTACCCGGTCATCGCGACGGTGACGACCGTCGAGGCGAGCGCGAGCAGCAACTGCCCGCGCCGACGCAGCAGCCAGAGCATCGCGGAGAGGACCAGCAGCCCGGAGACGGTGACGAACGAGGCCATGCTGGACGAGGCGAGCATGAACAGCGTGTACGCGCCGGCCAGCCCGAAGACGATCCGGCGGAGCAGCTTTACGGCCCACGCGTCGTCGCGCTCCTGGCGCAGGAACCGACGTACGGAGTCGAGGGAGGGGCGAGGGATCATGCCGGACCGTCCATACCTGTGGCG
This genomic window contains:
- a CDS encoding WhiB family transcriptional regulator; this encodes MTAHRTLPGSIQPATTTALPCQRRPDIFGQPLLENPPAGTPELPFQTRRSQALAHAARQLCSSCPLWAECLQTFVVRSDPGGYAAATTEQERRWIRRRLGIGDSQGRLTSAVVAAVAAGDMIEANAVLDAFSALQEHRTRRPSHPARGSLVAARQDPAQRFPAHRRQRVNTDEVSTMAAPAPAGERITYSLGDPALAIQKTVLGPLAHATLLILRVTEQLAGMLAHTPSAAPTPELLVAVGQTRLSLESWRTAAGDDDTAYPAAAADSSLTGSVSIELATSDPVAALRQDIFEPLLRRLADSLRRVEAITAVLVTAPDSTSPGGVPHGPELASVLSSVRELGSRLEQYEVLAPRFQDPAGSHHDVPQGATASASGLASWTTPSLRRAVETAVASFPGHFTGQDVVRALPPGAYQDSAKSVSNALSAMVKSGRLRRVSRGTYTANPPSAGEAAPNT